A stretch of Larus michahellis chromosome Z, bLarMic1.1, whole genome shotgun sequence DNA encodes these proteins:
- the CTXN3 gene encoding cortexin-3: protein MVKRRRLWDYWFQLPWMMDGEIFTDTLVSSGNMTPNSSMTLEQKTTFAFVILLFIFLGILIVRCFRILLDPYRSMPTSTWADGLDGLEKGQFDYALA from the coding sequence ATGGTGAAAAGAAGGCGACTGTGGGATTATTGGTTTCAGCTTCCCTGGATGATGGATGGAGAGATATTCACTGACACTTTGGTGTCATCTGGCAACATGACACCAAATTCTAGCATGACCCTGGAACAGAAAACAACGTTTGCctttgtgattttattatttattttcttgggaaTCCTCATTGTTCGCTGCTTCCGAATTCTCCTCGACCCCTACCGGAGTATGCCAACCTCAACCTGGGCTGATGGACTCGATGGACTGGAGAAAGGCCAATTTGACTATGCTCTTGCTTAG